The Brassica napus cultivar Da-Ae chromosome C7, Da-Ae, whole genome shotgun sequence genomic interval AGCCTTCATCACCAAGAAACCTCAAAAGATCACTATCAGCTCCCGTCTCAGGGACATCGTTTGGTAAGCTTCTGTTGGAGGATCGGCATGTTTTGACTGGGGCGCAGATCATGAGGAAGCACGAGGCTGTAATAACAGAGGGAGAAGAAACAGAACCAGTTGTTGTGGATCCAATTAGGAGGAAAGAAAGATTCAACCTCAGGAAGAAAGTTTCCAGCTTTAGATCAACTCTGAGAGGAAGAATCTTTGGTAAGAAGATACGTTCAATGATCGAATCCAACAGTTTTGAGGATGAAACGATCAAAGACTTCGTGACGGGTTCGAGGTTTAACAGCTTTTACGATCGAAATGTAAGAACTTTTCTGTCACCATTTCGAGGTGTCCTTATGATCTAAACTGAGACAAGTTTTGtgttctgttttttcttttctctcagGAGAATTCAACAGAAGTGCCTCCAAGCCCTGCATCAATCTGCAGCAGTACACCAGAAGAGTTTTGGCGAAATGTCGATTATCTCAGCCAGGTTTCGACTCCCGATGTGACTGTATCTGATGAGAATGGTATGCCTCAAGTCTTCAGAGACATCAGTTCCAATCTAAGTGGTAAgactcctctcttttttttcttaaatgtagacgatttaataaatatttcaataattgttttttaatacaaatttggGTGTTAATATTTAagtaattttcttcaaaaatttggGGGCTATAAACCAATGTTTCATTTGGCTTTATCCGACCGGCCCTGCTCACACACTCTTGGAAGTGTTTCTTATTCTCTGTTTCTGCTGATTCACAGAACTAAGAAGGCAGATAAATGAGCTTGACTCAGATATACAAGTGCCGACCCCTGTGGAAGAAGAAACTGCTCGAGAGATTGAGATTACCGTTGACTTAGGAAATCCAGATAAGACATTTGTTAGAGATCTTCTTGTGGCTTCTGGTTTGTATGAAGGGACAACAGATAGATCCTTGTCTAGATGGGATCCATTTGCAAAGCCTATAAACAAGTCTGTTCTTGAAGAAACTAAAGAGAATCTCAAGAAGAGAAACAATCAGAATCAAGAAGGCGAAGAGGATATTGAAGATAATCACAACATACTGTTTGATCTTCTGAACGAGGTACTTACGGTGGTGCTTGGACCAGTGAGAAAGTCAGGTTTCAGGAAGAAACTTATGAACTCGTACGTGTTTGAACCAACGTCTATACGAGGTAAATATTTGCTGGAATCAGTTTGGAGGATCATGTCGGAGTATTTATATTCTCAGCCTGAGAAACCCTTTTGTTCATTGGATGGGATCATTGGTTGGGACTTGGAGAGGTGTCCATGGAGTGGTTTGATTGGTGAAGAAGCTACTGTGTTGGGGAGAGAAGTTGAAGGTATGATCATGTCTGATCTTGTTGAGGAAGTTGTTAAAGATCTAAGAGAACAAATGGTTTAAGATAAATAAGAGTTGAGATTCTGAAGCAGAACTGAttgatttggtttggttatgtgaatgtttttgtgtgtgtgtttttctgTAAATAGGGTTATTTTTAATGGAGTGTTTTTTCTTGAAGAGGGAAGTTTCCATGGTACCTGTAATTGTTTATTTGCAGTACAGGGAAGCTCTCTTCATTGCTACATAACTACTATTTTACTAATACTAAAATGAGTTTATAAATTGTAATGGTGCATAAATCTAAATGGGATTTGCAAACCTTGAATACCAACTGAGCCTTACAATCTTACATTCATAAATCATCATATTATCATTATGTTTCAAGGCTACTCTTTTGTCCCAACACATAATTTTATGAAGAGTTTGCATTTactaaatagataaaataattttgcGTTTAGTTGTATTCACCATCGATGACTCCGGGTCTATTAGTCAAATACCGATGATGGTTCTCAGAtggtcataatttttttaaattatttaatttgttataaaacattaaaaaatagaaaattattgttttctaaagattttatattcatttcttaatttaatattttgtaagaaattttataatatatatatatatatatattaaaataagaattatataaaattctatatttataattctatatttaattataaataaacatatgtTTGTATAAAAGTTAGAGAAAATTGGATATCtaactctaattttttttaatatttgtgatttgcttcgttttaaagtatatttatttttagtatttgttttgctCTAAAAATTACggatatcctttttttttttgaccaaattGAAAGGAATAACatatcaaattaaatttaacataaaaatgTCCAGTTTTAATCACAGCTTAATTAACTGCAACATGCGTCACTAATCTATGTATATATCTCATAAGAATACATTTATGAAAATGGTGTGTTAATAataatatcccctatatattaattgagaagcatttgaaaaattagaaccttaattttgtattaattaaaaaaaaccccaaatcctaggtggcattctaaatgccttctaaattctatttcaaagaattctaaagcatctaatataaagtatagtttaatctaataatgtcacattattccataattatataacactagagaacattatattaacctaaaatataggaagtgtgtattctttccttaaataaaagctacagcattacctaatatgatttacatatatatgacaattaatgattatgaataataaagatttaataacaatttttgcatctttcttcatttttgtttaaatttatattattaaaaaaaattaaacaatcacattagccatataataaaaaatagattttttcttatatgttatattttaatttttttttaaatgactttaaattacaaaaatgaggaaaccttatatgttatatatatttttttttaaacgactttaaaatacacaaatgaggacaccttatatgttctatttttcttatatgttagaattttcttatatgttatattttgaattattttaaaacgactttaaattacaaaattgtaagttttccttaagtatacgactaaaaacattaaaatgacatgcatcaattcgatggttgatttgaaagctttcaaaaccatatggaagataaaagtcaaaataatttaactgtggaaacaatactgttcatttttttcaagaatgtgttcgatggaaaaaataaggtttttatgtcataatttgtttaatgtccactagagaatattatattaacctaaaatataaaaagtgcgtattctttcattaaataaaaactacaaaattacctaatatgatttacatatatatgacaattaatgattatgaataataaagattagataacaatttttgcatccttcttcatttttgtttaaatttatattattaaaaaaataaacaatcacatcaaccatataataaaaaattagattttttcttatatattatattttgaattttttaaaatgactttaaattacaaaaatgaggaaaccttatatgttatatttttttttaaaacgactttaaaaatataaaaatgaggacacgttatatgttatatttttcttatatgttagattttttcttatatgttatattttgaatttcttaaaactattttaaattacaaaaatgtaagttttccttaagtatacgactaaaaacattaaaatgacatgtatcagttcgatggttgatatgaaagctttcaaaaccatatgtaagataaaagtcaaaataattcaactgtgaaaacaatactgttcactttttcaagaatgtgttcgagggaaaaaataaggtttttatgtcataatttgtttaatgtccactagagaacaatatattaacctaaaatataagaagtgtgtattatttccataaataaaagctacgaaattacctaatacgatttacatatataagacaattaatgattatgaataataaagatttgataacaatttttgcatccttcttcattttgtttaattttatagtattaaaaaaaataaaaaatcacattaaccatataataaaaaatagatttttttcttatatgttatattttgaattttttaaaatgactttaaattacaaaagtgaggaaaccttatatgttatttatagttttttaaacgactttaaaatacaaaaatgaggacaccttatatgttatatttttcttatatgttatattttttcttatatgttatattttgaattttttaaaacgactttaaattacaaaaatgtaagttttccttaagtatacgactaaaaacattaaaatgatatgtatcaattcgatggttgatttgaaagctttcaaaacaaTATGgaatataaaagtcaaaataattcaactgtgaaaacaatactgttcacttttttcaagaatgtgttgatagaaaaaataaggtttttatgtcataatttgtttaatgtccaatccgatcaacccatgatgtattaattatagtttgttccattatttttaataaaaattgatccgatctatcggaaagaaattatataataacaacaaaaaatattttatatatataaataaaatgatcaaatatataaaagaaactatcgataatatatacaaataaactcgaCATGTTATCCTAGTCGAGGATTACTACAAAGAAAGAGAATGTCCAAGCCTAAGTTGTGacttatttttatgtttttgaaagaAAGTTGCGACAGTTTCGTGCCTCTCCCTGATGCTGAGAATCTCAAATCTTTCGACATCTTCTCGATACGTGGCAGTGACCACAAGAATACGGCTTCAACTACGTTGTCTCTGCTCACCTTctccaccaccatcatcatcctcttctgTGCCTAGCGAGGACCATATCGTCCGTCTCATCCTAGACCAAAAATCACCTTCAGGAGCTCTACAAACTTTCCAATGGGCCTCCACTTTCCCTGGGTTTACCCACTCTCACTCCACATACCGTGCTCTCTTCCACAAGCTCTGTTCTTTCCGCCTTTTCGAAACCGTCTACCAACTGCTCGACGAAATGCCTAACTCTATCGGTTCCCTTCCAGACGACGCTATCTTCATAACCATCGTCCGAGGATTAGGCCGCGCTAAACTAACCAAACGTGTGATCAATGTCGTCGATCTTGTTTCGAGATTTGGGACCAAACCATCAGTAAAAGTTTTCAATTCGATTCTTCATGTGTTGGTGAGAGAAGATATTGACATAGCTAGAGAGTTCTTCAGAAGGAAGATGATGGCTAGTGGGATCCAAGGTGATGAGTACACATACGGGATCTTGATGAAAGGTCTTTGCTTGACGAACAGGATTGGCGATGGTTTCAAGCTTCTTCAGATCATGAAGACACGCGGCGGTGTGGCTCCAAACGCTGTGATTTATAACACTTTGCTTCATGCACTTTGCAAAAACGGGAAAGTTGGGAGAGCGCGGAGTTTGATGTGTGAGATGAAGGAACCGAATGATGTGACTTTCAACATCTTGATATCTGCTTACTGCAACGAGCAGAAGTTGGTTCAGTCAATGGTGTTGCTGGAGAAATGCTTTGGTTTGGGGTTTCTTCCTGATGTTGTCACGGTGACTAAGGTGATGGAAGTTTTGTGCAGTGAAGGACGTGTGTTTGAGGCGCTCGAGGTTTTAGAGAGAGTGGAAAGTAAAGGAAGTAAAGTAGATGTTGTAGCTTGTAACACTTTGGTAAAAGGGTACTGTGCGGTGGGGAAAGTAAGAGTTGCTCAGCGCTTCTTTGAAGAGATGGAGAGGAAGGGTTACTTGCCTAATGTAGAAACGTACAATCTGTTGGTTAATGGGTTTTGTGAAGCTGGAATGTTGGATTCAGCTCTTGACATTTTCAACGATATGAAAACGGATGCGGTTAGAAGGAACTTTGCTACATTTAACACGTTGGTAAAAGGGCTATCAGTAGGAGGGAGGGTTAACGATGGTTTAAAGATATTGGAACTTATGGAGGAAAGCGAGAACGTTCGTGGGGCGAGAGTTGATCCTTACAATAGTGTTGTCTATGGCTTTTACAAAGAAAACCGTTGGGAGGAAGCTCTGGAGTTCTTGCTGAAGATGGAGAAACTGTTTCCGAGGGCTGTTGACAGAAGCTTCAAGTTGATAAATTTATGTGAGAAAGGCAGTGTGGATGATGTGAAGACAGCGTATGATCAAATGATCGGAGAAGGAGGAGTGCCTAATGTGGTAGTATCACATTGCTTGGTTCATAGGTACAGCCAAGAAGGCTACATGGAAGAAACACTTGAGCTTATAAACGACATGGTGACCAGAGGCTATTTGCCTCAGTCGTCAACATTCAATGCTGTCGTTCTTGGTTTCTGTAAGCAAGATAGAGTCATGAACGGCATCAGGTTTGTGGAAGACATGGCTGAAAGAGGTTGCGTACCTGATGGAGAAAGCTACAATCCGTTGCTAGGAGAATTGTGCGTGAAGGGTGATTTGCAGAAGGCTTGGTTGACTTTCTCACGAATGGTGGAGAAGAGTATTGTCCCTGATTCTTCTATGTGGAGTTCACTGATGTATTGTCTCAGCCAGAAAACCGCGTTCCACAGAGACATAGACACCTTATTGGAGGACATAATCAAAACTTAGAGCTAGAGGCAGTCACAACTTTATATGCTTGTTGGGCTCGAACGTGAGATCTTGATAGCGCTTCTGCAACAATGATAAATGAAGGGTCTAAACTCAAGCAGAGAGTGAGATCAAACACGGTTCTGTTTGGTCTGTAAACCAGAGCCAAAACACTACAGCACCATGAGGGCAAAATGGAGAATTGGACAACGTTAAAATGGGAAAATGTTTGAAGCaccaatcaataaaataaaaaaagacagGAGGAGCAAAAGGTGGAGCGAGTCTTACGTTTTGAAGCCACAACGCAATCTAAGTGctgttcctctctctctctttcttttattcAAAGATCCAAACTTTGACAAACAAAGTGCACAAAACTCGGATCTTTACGGTAATATTCGAACAGGGAAAGAGAAAATATGTCGTGTTCATCCTCGTCTGGATCAGAAGAAGACGATGAGGGCTTCGATTCGTACCGTAAAGGTGGATATCACGCCGTTAGAATCGGAGACCAGTTTTCCGGTGGCCGTTACATTGCTCAGAGAAAACTTGGTTGGGGCCAATTCTCCACCGTTTGGCTTGCCTATGATACTCACACCTCTGTAAGCATCTCTCTCCTTTGTTATGCCAACATGATCTTAAATGCAGAGTTTGATTTCGTATATTTGTAACCATTAGTCTAACTCGAATTCCTTTTATCTGGGTTCTGATCTGTTTTGGTGCAAGATCTTGGCTTCTTTCAACATCTTCTTGTGAAGTGATCTCTCTTTCAGAAAAAAGGCAAAGTTTTGAATTTGTGGGTCATGGTTATAGATTTTGACACTGTACTATGTAGTTAACCAACCATAGCAGTTTGTTTAAGGAAGAAACTACCTAGAGCTGCGTATTGGATATAAATGCGTTTTAAATGGCGTCGTTTTTTAAATGTCACCGTGACTTTATGAATGTTTCATCAACTATAAGTTTACTTTCTTCTCTTCTGAGCTCTATCTTGAGAGTTCTTTACCTTCCCTGAAACAGGAAAACACTTTGACtctcttatattttctaatttccAGAAAATAATTCTGATGTTTTGCTTAGAATATATGAGCATACATGTCCATGTCTATAGATTAGAGAATCCctagtttttataaaaattgaaattaactTCTACAAGCTTCTTGACATAGGCATCTTCATTCTTGGCTGTTGTTTCCATTAGTTACTGtttctcctttctcttcttcttttctacTCACATTTTGTGTAATAATTGTGTCTGTGTCTGTTACAGAATTATGTTGCTTTGAAGATTCAGAAGAGCGCCCAACACTTTTCTCAAGCTGCACTTCACGAGATCGAACTTCTTCAAGCTGCCGCTGATGGAGATCCTGCCAACACCAAATGTGTTGTTCGTCTAATCGATGACTTCAAGCACGCAGGTCCCAACGGGCAGCATTTATGCATGGTGCTCGAGTTTCTCGGCGATAGCTTGCTCCGTTTGATTAAATACAATCGGTATAAAGCCATGGAGTTGAATAAAGTGCGGGAGATATGCAAATGTATACTGACCGGTCTGGATTATCTGCACCGTGAACTCGGTATGATCCACTCCGACTTAAAACCCGAAAACATTCTTCTTTGTTCCACCATTGACGCTGCCAAGGATCCCATCAGATCTGGACTCACACCGATACTAGAAAAACCCGAGGGAAACCAAAACGGTGCAGCAACCATGAATCTGATTGAGAAGAAGTTGAAGAGGAGAGCAAGAAGAGCGGTTGCTAAAATATCGGGAAGAAGAGTTTCCATAGTGGGTTTAAGTGAGACACCGACAAAGACCGTCAGAAGTTTAGATGGGATTGATATGAGATGCAAAGTTGTGGACTTTGGGAACGCTTGTTGGGCTGATAACAAGTTTGCGGAAGAGATACAGACAAGACAGTACAGAGCTCCTGAGGTAATACTTCAGTCAGGCTACTCTTTCTCTGTTGACATGTGGTCTTTTGCTTGTACCGCTTTTGAGCTTGCCACAGGAGATATGCTTTTCGCTCCAAAAGATGGAAATGGTTATGGAGAAGACGAGGTAAAGATGGTTTTGTCAAGAAATCCCTAAGagtattcttttgtttttttgttaatatatgcATTCTTCTTCGCTTGTTTGGCATTAGGACCACCTTGCTCTTATGATGGAACTCTTAGGAAAAATACCTCGGAAGgtacctggaaaaaaaaacactttagtTTAGTCTCTTTATAGCTCGGTTACAGTCTCTTTGATGCATATGTTTTGATTAGATTGCCACTGGAGGTGCGAGATCAAAGGATTACTTTGACAGACATGGGGACCTAAAGAGGATCCGGAGGTTGAAATATTGGCCACTGGACCGTTTACTGACCGATAAGTACAAGCTGCCTGAAGCAGAAGCACGCGAATTTGCGGAATTTCTTTGTCCGATTCTTGCTTTTGAGCCAGAGAAACGACCTACTGCTCAACAATGCCTGCAGCATCCTTGGCTGAATCTCAGGGCGCAGAACAATGAAGATCAGGTTGAAGGTTAGATGAGTAACTTGCAGATCAAAGGTTGAAGaactttaaaatttcaattatgATTTTTGGCTTACAAATGATATAGAACTTCTCTcttttatttgtcttttttttttcattcttcgGTTCGCTTCAATTTGAATACTTTTGATTCTTTATTTGTTCgttcttcatttttctttacTAAATTTTGGggagatatgattagtgactaACCCATtggtttcatatatttttttctttttttttgcaaatgtAATTTGTTATGTTGCATGAAAACTCGTTCCAAAATCAATTTCTCGTTTCAGAATATTTTGGAAATAGAAATTCTTCGAAAATGCGAGGGGAAATACgatttccataattttttcgTCGAGTCTGGGATGATTCTCCGGTTTCGTTTAGGTTTAGCTTTTGGACTCTGTTTTCCTTTCCCCAGTTAAAGATCTTTGTAACTGAGGATAGAGCTTTAGTTTGGACTTTTTTTCTCCTTTAGCTCTCTATTCCATAGTGTTTTAAGCTAACATCTGTTTATGATGTTGTGAAGCTCTACGGTTGGTTGCGGTTTTTGTTTGTCCGGCGGTTTTAAATGTGTTTAGCTAGACTGATCTCTTTTGGGATTAAGTTAACTTGGATTCctcaaccctttttttttttaactactcGACCTTTTTGATGAGTCTCTTTTTTTGTGGAAGATGCCATGTTTTGGTTCTCGAATATCCGCTATAAAGCCTCTTTTCGTTTGTTCAAGTTTTGCGGAAAAGCCTTATGGTGGTCATATGAAAGATTCACATCAAAGCTTTGTTTAGTAAAATCAGGGAATAAATTATTGCCAGCAATACGAAGTATAGACCAGCACTTGATCACACATTTAGACAAAATTAATGTATCATTGACCGCACAAACTGTATGCTTAACATGGCATATATGTGTATACACTGTGTTCTTTACATCTATGAATATCCAATATTAGAAATATACCCTTCTTTCCAAATAGAAAACCGACCGGATCCAGgttaaccaaaatttttttaattggttaaTTTGGTTGTGGTTGATTTCCTATTTGGACAATGCCGGTCTTTAATACAGCGTTATCGAATTACAaatgtttgatttatttttcagCAAAAAAATGTGATTATGGTGTTAACTACATAACACATATTAgttgaacatattttttacgtTAAGCATATAGTTTGTGTTGCTAATGATACATTAGTATTATTGTCTAGATGTCTAACAATGTAATGGCATATACTTAGTGTAGGTGACCATCATTTTTCCTATTATCAATGATCATAATCAACACATACCGCTTTTATAGGTTGgaattactctttttttttatgggtTTATACTTGTATTCATGTCTATGTTCTAATTTGTATATGTCGCTtcatcaataaaaaatttatagacGGAAAATTTGATTAGTATAAGTGTGGGTGTGTATGTATATTAATTTCTAAAGTATGAGTGCATGTggagaaatttaaaaattggtTTCATTACATGtgtcataaaataaaatgtatttatcTTGTCCATCACTTTTCTATAAAGAACTCAAGAGTTGAACATATTTGACGTATTTGAGTTGAAGTAATTAAAGGATTAATGATCTATAAAGAAATTGATACTGTACAAATTAACACAAAACACAAAGAATACATGGTAATTTGTAAAGTCTGTACATAACTACATAAGTCTCTTGAGTTTTATGTAGAAGTGCATCAAAATTAAGCCCACATGCTAAAAAGGATGTGGGGTCATAGACAGTGGCAATGGGAGCGCTACGCGTTGCCATTACGTATGCTAGGAAAGGTTACCCATTACTTGTTGCTCACCTACCAATGGATTGCTGATCTTTCTGGTGTTCCTCAAGACCCTTTTTCCAACCTTGGGATCATCCGTTCAAGCCCTAAGAGAGAGGAGGTGAGGCTTCTTTCTCCCATTGTTCtataaaaaatcttaaaatcttGGAATAAGATTTGCACGATGGGTTTCTATTTCACATTCACGCCACACGATCACATGTCATCTCTAGCTTTGTGCCTTTGTCTTTATACATCGCTTTTTGGGTCATTTTACAGTCAAGTTACACGTGGATGGATCCATTCTTTATACATCGCTTTGTGCCTTTGTCTTTATACATCGCTTTTTGGGTCATTCACGTGCCCACGATGTATccattctttaaaattttaaaaaaatctagcaAATCTCTTTTCGTTATTTTATTTACCGTTCACATGTTTGAGAAAAGTGCCAAATAAATTGTTTGGCCTGGGATATCCTACAGCAAAGATCCAACCGATATATCCTCAAATATTTATCCATCGATGATGCGTGACAGATCCGATTGCTCGcaagaaaaattaaataccCATAAAACTTAGCCACAAAAATGATGATCTAGCAACAAGATTTTGAACCTGCAATCTTTAGAATTTTTACGAGCCGCTATAACTACCAGACCACATCCTtgtgataaataaattatttttaccatTGATTGTTTAATATATGACTATTTGCATATTTAACTTTTTCCTGCTAGTAAAAAATTTGAGTGTGATTGAATAGCATCTATAGAGTAAATAAACTATAGAGTAAATGTTCTTTTCAGCTGATTACTCCATTTTCTACCAATCAAATAAAATTGTCTTTCAGCTCAATTACTCCAAAAAGGTTCAAATGTAGAGTAATATTTTTCTCTACTCTAGACAAATGAAAAACTTTACTCCTAGTTTCGCTATTTAATTTTCTTCCTTTTCCACTTTATTGCGGTAATAAATACCAATCAAAGCCTTTGtgtaaaaatacaatacaatacaattcaaaacaaaacatttattttttctatggctgaattttttattttaaatttggaaaATCAAACTGAACTGAATCAGATTAGAATATGTAAATTTTCAAACGGTTCTCATTTTTCTATACCCAAAATTTGAAATTGAacaaaaaatgaatatataaaatataatttatatacttaaaaataatgattatatttattttaaaataacagtatatctaaaatataatatataaaccaaaattatgaTCGTAAATATTTAatgctttaaatttttaaatggtTAGTAATTAATTTTCCCGAataattttatccaaattatataaaactactttaattatttgatattttaatttgtatgatctaaattatattatatctatactattatttgcaaagtaaatttttgcaactaagctctcacgttaaaagttggagcggttaatatcgtaactacccttaatgaataattagatttattaatgtataattaaatttttgcaacaaagctctcacgttaaaattTGGAGCGGTTAATATCGAtactacccttaatgaataattagatttattaatatataattatatataactataataatcaatcaattaaccaaaaataaaataaaaacgtgtttaaaataatatattcatgTTTATCCTTAATGGTTACTCAAAAAGAAGAAATTAAACCaatgataaaaatattgtattattattattattttaaatagaaatattatattaatattcgTCCCAAACCGGGAATTGGTTAAGAGGTTACATTAATATAATTGGACCGAAAAAACTAAACCTAGTCAACCTAGTAAACCGGTATCGACCAAAAACCCTAGATTCCACGCGGCGGGACCGT includes:
- the LOC125574802 gene encoding uncharacterized protein LOC125574802; its protein translation is MGGLLHLFDFHNNSFSRRVFSHHKTRDEDLEAPRNSFELQVDNLHTYHNDKDKPPSYGFEEDEWYERSCYPIEESMKKKIIEELSKRSNDKHNSPSLVAKLMGMEALPLESTKSTAWINPRQTAKVDHSHEKGGGKRNKKERRLASSAVNVVERNDIINPPVRRKHPQEEELQRFRREFEAWQADKRSKECSRIIDSGSVAAEKERLFTRTRSFGRDFNLKSDRTGPTKIVVLRPGLQRVYDYEDSLTTSSGTTMEGSSIEEFLEEVKERLKGELQGRAALKRSSSVRGSGIETPFSERPFPRSESMRSYAASEVQCNAPDSPQDFISKDTRKLLAERVRNVLSKEMSSSSRLRPTVSDAESLQKYTDEIEEDTRRNVHKKEPSSPRNLKRSLSAPVSGTSFGKLLLEDRHVLTGAQIMRKHEAVITEGEETEPVVVDPIRRKERFNLRKKVSSFRSTLRGRIFGKKIRSMIESNSFEDETIKDFVTGSRFNSFYDRNENSTEVPPSPASICSSTPEEFWRNVDYLSQVSTPDVTVSDENGMPQVFRDISSNLSELRRQINELDSDIQVPTPVEEETAREIEITVDLGNPDKTFVRDLLVASGLYEGTTDRSLSRWDPFAKPINKSVLEETKENLKKRNNQNQEGEEDIEDNHNILFDLLNEVLTVVLGPVRKSGFRKKLMNSYVFEPTSIRGKYLLESVWRIMSEYLYSQPEKPFCSLDGIIGWDLERCPWSGLIGEEATVLGREVEGMIMSDLVEEVVKDLREQMV
- the LOC106390211 gene encoding pentatricopeptide repeat-containing protein At2g17525, mitochondrial translates to MLRISNLSTSSRYVAVTTRIRLQLRCLCSPSPPPSSSSSVPSEDHIVRLILDQKSPSGALQTFQWASTFPGFTHSHSTYRALFHKLCSFRLFETVYQLLDEMPNSIGSLPDDAIFITIVRGLGRAKLTKRVINVVDLVSRFGTKPSVKVFNSILHVLVREDIDIAREFFRRKMMASGIQGDEYTYGILMKGLCLTNRIGDGFKLLQIMKTRGGVAPNAVIYNTLLHALCKNGKVGRARSLMCEMKEPNDVTFNILISAYCNEQKLVQSMVLLEKCFGLGFLPDVVTVTKVMEVLCSEGRVFEALEVLERVESKGSKVDVVACNTLVKGYCAVGKVRVAQRFFEEMERKGYLPNVETYNLLVNGFCEAGMLDSALDIFNDMKTDAVRRNFATFNTLVKGLSVGGRVNDGLKILELMEESENVRGARVDPYNSVVYGFYKENRWEEALEFLLKMEKLFPRAVDRSFKLINLCEKGSVDDVKTAYDQMIGEGGVPNVVVSHCLVHRYSQEGYMEETLELINDMVTRGYLPQSSTFNAVVLGFCKQDRVMNGIRFVEDMAERGCVPDGESYNPLLGELCVKGDLQKAWLTFSRMVEKSIVPDSSMWSSLMYCLSQKTAFHRDIDTLLEDIIKT
- the LOC106390212 gene encoding SRSF protein kinase 1, producing the protein MSCSSSSGSEEDDEGFDSYRKGGYHAVRIGDQFSGGRYIAQRKLGWGQFSTVWLAYDTHTSNYVALKIQKSAQHFSQAALHEIELLQAAADGDPANTKCVVRLIDDFKHAGPNGQHLCMVLEFLGDSLLRLIKYNRYKAMELNKVREICKCILTGLDYLHRELGMIHSDLKPENILLCSTIDAAKDPIRSGLTPILEKPEGNQNGAATMNLIEKKLKRRARRAVAKISGRRVSIVGLSETPTKTVRSLDGIDMRCKVVDFGNACWADNKFAEEIQTRQYRAPEVILQSGYSFSVDMWSFACTAFELATGDMLFAPKDGNGYGEDEDHLALMMELLGKIPRKIATGGARSKDYFDRHGDLKRIRRLKYWPLDRLLTDKYKLPEAEAREFAEFLCPILAFEPEKRPTAQQCLQHPWLNLRAQNNEDQVEG